From the genome of Papaver somniferum cultivar HN1 chromosome 2, ASM357369v1, whole genome shotgun sequence, one region includes:
- the LOC113353004 gene encoding protein RADIALIS-like 4, with protein sequence MDGGYGGVLSDWSWGENKLFELALAVIEENNPDRWKLIAAMVGGKSEEEVEKHCRMLLDDLQSIESGKLDHTFGDATKLSLSIECAQSVCWTDEDQKMLVRLDMNSSAKEGEKRVLSI encoded by the exons ATGGATGGTGGTTATGGAGGTGTTTTATCTGATTGGAGCTGGGGTGAGAATAAGTTGTTTGAATTAGCTTTAGCAGTCATTGAAGAAAACAATCCGGACAGATGGAAACTGATAGCTGCTATGGTTGGTGGAAAGAGTGAAGAGGAAGTTGAGAAACATTGCAGAATGCTTTTGGATGATCTGCAGTCAATTGAATCTGGTAAATTGGATCATACATTTGGTGATGCAACAAAACTATCTCTCTCTATTGAGTGTGCTCAATCAGTTTGTTGGACTGATGAAGATCAAAA GATGCTTGTTCGGCTGGACATGAATTCGTCGGCCAAAGAAGGGGAAAAGCGCGTACTGTCTATTTAG